A single Anopheles funestus chromosome 2RL, idAnoFuneDA-416_04, whole genome shotgun sequence DNA region contains:
- the LOC125765464 gene encoding mucin-2-like: MSLDEICWKLLMFPWLVKLAHWKGICVNHLRTTTPFPFITLPPNYTFPGSTVSATIPFTPLTSPSLTFSTGTTPTGPPFTSTTFATASPTAPLTFTTVPITATVTVPTFTSTPFSTQTSTSTVIGSTFPTNSIPNSGVTSTPSTPLFPTVTFTNPPTGSTIPGAILTSTLSPVTPVTGISPLPTFPTFLTTINPPILTSTVPSITTVSCPPIPPTCPPSVLTSTTFSGFEPMPSIDPRQTFNGCPCIDPRAILVTTARS, from the coding sequence ATGTCGTTGGACGAAATCTGTTGGAAACTGCTAATGTTTCCCTGGCTGGTGAAACTAGCTCATTGGAAAGGAATCTGTGTGAATCATCTGCGCACAACGACACCATTCCCGTTCATAACACTGCCACCGAATTATACCTTTCCTGGATCGACTGTATCCGCCACGATACCATTTACACCGCTGACAAGTCCTTCGCTGACGTTCAGCACTGGAACTACCCCGACGGGGCCACCGTTTACTTCAACCACGTTCGCAACAGCAAGCCCAACCGCACCGTTAACGTTTACCACAGTACCGATAACGGCAACAGTTACCGTGCCCACATTTACCTCCACACCATTCAGTACTCAAACATCCACGTCTACCGTCATCGGTTCTACGTTTCCAACCAATAGTATCCCAAATTCGGGTGTTACTTCTACCCCAAGCACACCGCTTTTCCCTACGGTTACTTTTACTAATCCACCCACGGGTAGTACTATTCCTGGTGCTATACTAACGTCCACACTGTCACCCGTTACTCCCGTAACGGGTATATCACCGCTGCCAACGTTCCCAACCTTCCTTACGACGATCAATCCACCGATTCTTACCAGTACGGTTCCTTCCATAACGACCGTTTCCTGTCCACCGATTCCACCCACCTGTCCACCGTCTGTGCTAACGTCCACAACGTTTTCGGGCTTTGAGCCAATGCCTAGCATCGATCCTAGGCAAACTTTCAACGGATGTCCGTGCATTGATCCGCGAGCGATATTGGTGACTACTGCTAGAAGTTGA
- the LOC125765439 gene encoding venom protease isoform X2, translating into MWKFTVIILSCMVINNVQPQEVTTAPPTSLAPLRTADCVGPDNREGYCISIRSCPEVLNQFVQRQKDPQYVQYVRQSNAVCNYIQPNVCCPLQRETPPAPPTAPPPPPPPAPVTEAPPAPPTPSPPAPSGVGPAKLYTPETGCGVSLVQHNRVVGGVPAELNGWPWMALVGYKNALGEVSFKCGGSLITKRHVLSAAHCIRRDLSSVRLGEHDTATDTETKHVDVPIVRYETHPSYDKKDGHTDLAVLYMEFEVQFSDAIKPICLPLSDTIRSKNFIGYTPFVAGWGRTQEGGKSANVLQELQIPIIANDECRTLYDKIGKVFSQKQFDNAVMCAGVLEGGKDSCQGDSGGPLMLPQRFGTDFHYFQVGIVSYGIGCARAEVPGVYTRVASFVDWIQQKVAEPL; encoded by the exons ATGTGGAAGTTTACGGTCATTATACTTTCCTGTATGGTTATAAACAATGTGCAGCCGCAAG AGGTAACGACGGCTCCACCAACGTCGCTGGCACCGCTGCGTACGGCCGATTGTGTTGGACCGGACAATCGCGAAGGATACTGCATAA GCATTCGCAGCTGTCCCGAGGTGCTGAATCAGTTCGTGCAGCGTCAGAAGGATCCCCAGTATGTGCAGTACGTACGGCAATCGAATGCGGTCTGTAACTACATCCAGCCGAACGTGTGCTGTCCGCTGCAGCGAGAAACTCCACCGGCACCACCAAcagcaccgccaccaccaccacctccagcACCGGTCACCGAGGCTCCACcggcaccaccaacaccatcgcCACCAGCTCCATCTGGCGTAGGTCCGGCCAAGTTGTATACGCCCGAAACTGGCTGCGGGGTCAGTCTCGTGCAGCATAACCGTGTTGTCGGTGGGGTACCGGCTGAGCTAAATGGATGGCCCTGGATGGCACTGGTCGGTTACAAGAATGCTCTCGGCGAGGTTTCGTTCAAGTGCGGCGGTTCACTCATCACCAAGCGACACGTACTGTCGGCGGCCCATTGCATTCGGCGCGATCT ATCATCGGTGCGGTTGGGTGAGCACGATACGGCCACTGATACGGAAACGAAACACGTCGACGTACCCATTGTGCGG TACGAAACGCATCCATCCTACGATAAGAAGGACGGACACACGGATTTGGCGGTTCTGTATATGGAGTTCGAGGTGCAATTCAGCG ATGCGATCAAACCAATCTGTTTGCCGCTGAGTGATACGATCCGTAGCAAGAACTTCATCGGCTACACACCGTTCGTGGCCGGTTGGGGTCGTACCCAGGAGGGTGGCAAATCGGCCAATGTACTGCAGGAGCTGCAGATACCGATCATTGCGAACGATGAGTGTCGCACGCTGTACGACAAGATCGGCAAAGTGTTCTCCCAGAAGCAGTTCGACAATGCGGTCATGTGTGCCGGTGTGCTCGAGGGTGGCAAGGATTCGTGCCAGGGCGATAGTGGTGGTCCGCTAATGTTGCCGCAACGGTTCGGTACCGATTTCCACTACTTCCAGGTCGGTATCGTGTCGTACGGTATCGGATGCGCCCGGGCTGAAGTACCCGGTGTGTACACGCGTGTGGCCAGCTTCGTCGATTGGATTCAGCAAAAGGTGGCGGAACCGCTGTAG
- the LOC125766058 gene encoding venom protease-like, producing ACFLLPDDSCLTPNAQNGICIVYVNCDFILQLLIRNANLHDPSIENYVTQSVCGYSDVTPMVCCPTLRFAHQSTNTTSSVVTSAPTVTTAPGSFFFASISGGGFNPSSGTVAPSTGTIKLPTNDADRCGMSNATHTRVVGGVDAQLNAWPWMAALGYRSSSFELSSGPRFLCGGTLITTTHVLTVAHCIQTGLYFVRLGEHDITSDQDGANPIDVYIQRWLVHERYDEKTIHNDIALVLLQKTVIISETIRPICLPLDTKQRTKDITYYAPFIAGWGAVSFNGPSATKLQEAQVVVLPVDQCAFNYKLYFPGQIFDDTVLCAGFPQGGKDSCQGDSGGPLMLPELSTNGQYYYYTLIGLVSYGYECARAGFPGVYVKVTSYLSWIESNINF from the exons GcgtgttttcttcttccagaTGACAGTTGCCTAACGCCAAACGCCCAGAACGGTATATGCATCGTGTACGTAAACTGTGACTTCATACTACAGCTGCTGATCCGTAACGCGAATCTGCACGATCCATCGATTGAGAACTATGTGACACAATCCGTTTGTGGTTACAGTGATGTGACACCCatg GTTTGTTGTCCAACGTTAAGATTCGCCCATCAAAGCACAAATACGACGAGTAGCGTCGTCACCAGCGCTCCAACCGTTACAACAGCACCCGGGTCATTCTTTTTTGCAAGCATTTCCGGTGGTGGATTCAATCCTAGTTCCGGCACGGTAGCGCCCAGCACTGGCACGATCAAACTACCCACCAACGATGCCGATCGCTGTGGTATGTCTAATGCAACGCATACGCGTGTCGTCGGTGGTGTCGATGCACAGCTGAATGCTTGGCCGTGGATGGCAGCATTGGGCTATCGATCGTCATCCTTCGAGCTAAGCAGTGGGCCCCGGTTTCTGTGTGGTGGTACACTGATTACTACAACCCACGTGCTTACCGTGGCACACTGCATACAGACAGGGCTGTACTTTGTGCGGCTCGGCGAGCATGACATTACATCGGATCAGGACGGTGCTAATCCGATTGACGTCTACATCCAGCGTTGGTTAGTGCACGAGCGTTACGATGAGAAAACTATCCACAACGACATTGCGCTTGTATTGCTGCAGAAAACGGTCATCATTAGTGAAACGATTAGACCGATCTGTTTGCCACTGGATACGAAACAGCGCACGAAAGATATAACGTATTACGCACCGTTCATAGCCGGTTGGGGTGCTGTGTCGTTCAATGGTCCTTCCGCTACGAAGCTGCAGGAGGCACAGGTGGTAGTGCTTCCGGTTGACCAGTGTGCCTTCAACTATAAGCTGTACTTTCCCGGCCAAATCTTTGACGACACGGTACTGTGCGCTGGTTTCCCCCAAGGGGGCAAAGACTCCTGCCAAGGAGATAGTGGCGGCCCGCTAATGTTACCCGAG CTTTCAACGAACGGTCAGTACTATTACTACACCCTAATTGGGCTCGTCTCGTACGGTTACGAATGTGCACGTGCCGGTTTTCCGGGAGTCTACGTGAAAGTCACGTCATATCTTTCCTGGATCGAATCGAACATCAATTTCTGA
- the LOC125765439 gene encoding venom serine protease Bi-VSP isoform X1, with protein sequence MWKFTVIILSCMVINNVQPQAGSSCYTPNRQIGVCQVFQYCSSLIRLYQYNRNQETVNFLLASQRSCGNRNYNGSPILCCSDGVEYDSTTTSSPFVEVTTAPPTSLAPLRTADCVGPDNREGYCISIRSCPEVLNQFVQRQKDPQYVQYVRQSNAVCNYIQPNVCCPLQRETPPAPPTAPPPPPPPAPVTEAPPAPPTPSPPAPSGVGPAKLYTPETGCGVSLVQHNRVVGGVPAELNGWPWMALVGYKNALGEVSFKCGGSLITKRHVLSAAHCIRRDLSSVRLGEHDTATDTETKHVDVPIVRYETHPSYDKKDGHTDLAVLYMEFEVQFSDAIKPICLPLSDTIRSKNFIGYTPFVAGWGRTQEGGKSANVLQELQIPIIANDECRTLYDKIGKVFSQKQFDNAVMCAGVLEGGKDSCQGDSGGPLMLPQRFGTDFHYFQVGIVSYGIGCARAEVPGVYTRVASFVDWIQQKVAEPL encoded by the exons ATGTGGAAGTTTACGGTCATTATACTTTCCTGTATGGTTATAAACAATGTGCAGCCGCAAG CTGGCAGTTCATGCTATACCCCGAACAGACAGATAGGCGTTTGCCAGGTGTTCCAGTACTGCTCATCCCTGATACGACTGTACCAGTACAATCGGAACCAGGAGACGGTAAACTTCTTGCTCGCGTCCCAGCGCAGCTGTGGCAATCGCAACTATAACGGCAGCCCGATCCTTTGCTGCAGTGACGGTGTGGAGTACGATTCCACTACAACTTCATCTCCTTTTGTAGAGGTAACGACGGCTCCACCAACGTCGCTGGCACCGCTGCGTACGGCCGATTGTGTTGGACCGGACAATCGCGAAGGATACTGCATAA GCATTCGCAGCTGTCCCGAGGTGCTGAATCAGTTCGTGCAGCGTCAGAAGGATCCCCAGTATGTGCAGTACGTACGGCAATCGAATGCGGTCTGTAACTACATCCAGCCGAACGTGTGCTGTCCGCTGCAGCGAGAAACTCCACCGGCACCACCAAcagcaccgccaccaccaccacctccagcACCGGTCACCGAGGCTCCACcggcaccaccaacaccatcgcCACCAGCTCCATCTGGCGTAGGTCCGGCCAAGTTGTATACGCCCGAAACTGGCTGCGGGGTCAGTCTCGTGCAGCATAACCGTGTTGTCGGTGGGGTACCGGCTGAGCTAAATGGATGGCCCTGGATGGCACTGGTCGGTTACAAGAATGCTCTCGGCGAGGTTTCGTTCAAGTGCGGCGGTTCACTCATCACCAAGCGACACGTACTGTCGGCGGCCCATTGCATTCGGCGCGATCT ATCATCGGTGCGGTTGGGTGAGCACGATACGGCCACTGATACGGAAACGAAACACGTCGACGTACCCATTGTGCGG TACGAAACGCATCCATCCTACGATAAGAAGGACGGACACACGGATTTGGCGGTTCTGTATATGGAGTTCGAGGTGCAATTCAGCG ATGCGATCAAACCAATCTGTTTGCCGCTGAGTGATACGATCCGTAGCAAGAACTTCATCGGCTACACACCGTTCGTGGCCGGTTGGGGTCGTACCCAGGAGGGTGGCAAATCGGCCAATGTACTGCAGGAGCTGCAGATACCGATCATTGCGAACGATGAGTGTCGCACGCTGTACGACAAGATCGGCAAAGTGTTCTCCCAGAAGCAGTTCGACAATGCGGTCATGTGTGCCGGTGTGCTCGAGGGTGGCAAGGATTCGTGCCAGGGCGATAGTGGTGGTCCGCTAATGTTGCCGCAACGGTTCGGTACCGATTTCCACTACTTCCAGGTCGGTATCGTGTCGTACGGTATCGGATGCGCCCGGGCTGAAGTACCCGGTGTGTACACGCGTGTGGCCAGCTTCGTCGATTGGATTCAGCAAAAGGTGGCGGAACCGCTGTAG